In Erpetoichthys calabaricus chromosome 4, fErpCal1.3, whole genome shotgun sequence, one genomic interval encodes:
- the LOC114641240 gene encoding olfactory receptor 6N1-like yields the protein MSDTNQTAFLIKEFIIVGFPGFQDQASKKALFTFFLIAYFLVLTLNLLLIGIFIMDRNLHTPMYCLVCSLAILDIVLSINTVPRMLALFISDSRSTPFVTCFAQIYFFLGLSSAECFLLGLMAYDRHIAICKPLHYPSIMTNNRILKLIICSWLGGFLIPVIAVSLALRFPFCGPNKINQCFSDYSSVLILACGDILITTYVALALGLSIIFIPLIYIIFSYTKIIRSVLNISSSTGRKKAFSTCGTHLLVISLFLFLAAGVFVSYRIPGASVDLRIMAAVLQNVFPPLINPIIYCLRTKEIRDSIMKTLRKIRLIPTNT from the coding sequence ATGTCTGACACAAACCAAACAGCATTCCTTATCAAGGAGTTTATTATCGTGGGATTTCCTGGATTCCAAGACCAAGCGAGCAAAAAagcactttttactttttttcttatagcttattttttggttttaacaCTCAATCTTCTTCTGATTGGCATTTTTATTATGGATAGAAATCTTCACACCCCAATGTATTGCTTAGTGTGTAGTCTTGCCATTTTAGATATTGTGCTTTCAATAAACACAGTGCCTAGGATGTTAGCCCTCTTCATTTCAGATTCAAGATCAACTCCTTTTGTGACCTGCTTTGCTCAGATCTACTTCTTTTTGGGTCTCAGCTCAGCTGAATGTTTCCTGCTTGGCCTCATGGCTTATGACAGACACATTGCAATCTGCAAACCTTTGCACTACCCCAGCATAATGACTAACAATCGCATTCTGAAGCTCATCATCTGCAGCTGGCTGGGTGGATTTTTGATTCCAGTGATAGCAGTAAGTCTTGCCCTTCGGTTTCCATTTTGTGGCCCTAATAAGATCAATCAGTGCTTCTCTGACTATTCTTCTGTGCTAATATTGGCCTGTGGGGACATCCTAATTACCACCTATGTGGCATTAGCTTTGGGTCTGAGTATAATATTCATCCCATTGATATATATAATCTTTTCCTATACAAAGATCATCAGATCAGTGCTGAACATATCTAGCTCTACTGGCCGCAAGAAGGCCTTTTCCACTTGTGGAACACATCTACTGgtcatttctttattcttgttccTAGCTGCAGGAGTATTTGTTTCTTATCGAATTCCCGGTGCCTCTGTGGATTTGCGGATCATGGCGGCTGTGTTGCAGAATGTCTTTCCACCTTTGATAAACCCAATAATTTACTGTTTGaggacaaaggagatcagagacAGTATTATGAAGACCCTTAGGAAGATTAGACTCATCCCAACAAATACATGA